The Zygotorulaspora mrakii chromosome 6, complete sequence genome includes the window AATGAATAACGTTGAAatacaattgaaaaaatcactTAAGAAAGTGCGTCGCATATACAAGAAGACTCAAGAGTACAGATCAGAAAACGAAAAATACGAGGCATCGGATTTAATTGACTCAGCGGCAATCGGATTAAATAGTTTGGACGAAACTGCCAGACGATTGGAAGTGACTATCGATAGAATCGTGGATAAAATGACCCAAATAGATGCCACATTTCCGGAAAAGAATCGGTTGTTAAGTGAGGAGATATTCAATCAGCACCATTATCCCTTGTTCTTTGAGCATATGCGAGTCAAATGTCCTCAAGtactaaaaaaaagaccCTTAGGAAACGAATTCTATTCAAGAGCACTGACGTCTGAAGGCCCCTTTTTCTGTTCACCGAATACTAATGCCAATGACCCTTCATTAAGATCGGAGGACGAACAAATAGCTGAAAgcattgaagaaacaatTTCTCGTTACAGGAGAACAAAAACTAAAGAACATGGAACTTCTTTCGCCTCTAAGTTTGATGCCTTCATTCCACCCACCCTTAGGGAGGCCAGCTTGCCCGTTATTTCAACCACATTTGAAACAGTAAGtacaaaaagttttgacCCAAGTTTATCTTACGAAACGGATGATGTTAAGTGAGGAGTAGTAGTCTTTACACCTTGCCCCTTTCCTTACGCACAATATGACATCAACTTAGGCCCTCGATTGTATTTTCTCATTCAAAACTTTGGTGATTATCGgtttgaaaacttcaaacAATGCAGATTCTTTATATAAATCAGTTAAACTCGTTTCATAAGAATGTTGATTCTCTATAAGCTCGACAAATTTGGGGTCAATTGGAATATTTCCAAGATAAGGGACAGAAAATTCAGCAGCAAGCTTTTCTCCACCTCCACTTGAAAAGATATTGGTGCATTCAGAACAATGTGGGCAAACAAATCCTGACATATTTTCGATTATACCAAGTATGTTTAGTTCAACTTTTTTACAGAAATTGATCTCCTTCTTGACATCCGCCGTTGCTACACTTTGAGGTGTAGTCACAATTATGGCACCGTCAGGGTTAGCCCACTTGAGCTGTTCAGCGATCGATATATGCTCGTCTGATGTCCCTGGTGGCGTATCTATAAGAAGGTAATCTAACTCGCCCCAACAAACATCAGATATGAACTGCTTGATCATAGCAGCCTTCTTTGGACCTCTCCATACAACGCTGTTGCCTCTATTATCCAATAAGAATCCCAGCGATATGACACTCAGTGAACCAGATATATTGGTATCCTCAGGGGATTTCATCGCAACCGGTACCCACCCCCTCGCAGACTGTAAAATTGATTCTTTCTCCAAGCCGAACATTCTAGGTAGAGATGGACCTGTCAAGTCGATGTCTAGTACGCCAACCTTGTAACCCATGCTGAACAGCGTAAGCGCTGTTTGAGTAGTAACGGAGCTCTTGCCTACACCACCTTTTCCTGACAAGATAAGTATAATATGTTTCACCTTATCTAACGACACAGTAGGCAGTCCCTCTTTAGCTTCCATGGTTTTGCAATGATCTAAAGAAATCCCATACGTTGGTAGAAAGTACTGGTTTTCATAGGACCTCTTGATGGAAACTTAAGAAGTTCGATATTCTCATtacttcaatttcagatacGTTCGCAATGATTTCAGTAAATCTACATATCATGGCGGAATAG containing:
- the VAB2 gene encoding Vab2p (similar to Saccharomyces cerevisiae VAB2 (YEL005C); ancestral locus Anc_7.137), which gives rise to MRKRARYSFVSVANENAYKELRQLNRLPSNKRLVQNSIFYAVNKELLQVKEGVRAVYDVIAKDTELEDEQMNNVEIQLKKSLKKVRRIYKKTQEYRSENEKYEASDLIDSAAIGLNSLDETARRLEVTIDRIVDKMTQIDATFPEKNRLLSEEIFNQHHYPLFFEHMRVKCPQVLKKRPLGNEFYSRALTSEGPFFCSPNTNANDPSLRSEDEQIAESIEETISRYRRTKTKEHGTSFASKFDAFIPPTLREASLPVISTTFETVSTKSFDPSLSYETDDVK
- the CFD1 gene encoding iron-sulfur cluster assembly protein CFD1 (similar to Saccharomyces cerevisiae CFD1 (YIL003W); ancestral locus Anc_7.136), translating into MEAKEGLPTVSLDKVKHIILILSGKGGVGKSSVTTQTALTLFSMGYKVGVLDIDLTGPSLPRMFGLEKESILQSARGWVPVAMKSPEDTNISGSLSVISLGFLLDNRGNSVVWRGPKKAAMIKQFISDVCWGELDYLLIDTPPGTSDEHISIAEQLKWANPDGAIIVTTPQSVATADVKKEINFCKKVELNILGIIENMSGFVCPHCSECTNIFSSGGGEKLAAEFSVPYLGNIPIDPKFVELIENQHSYETSLTDLYKESALFEVFKPIITKVLNEKIQSRA